ATCTTTCCGAAAAGACGCACCTCTTTTGGATGAGCGCATCGCAGTTCGACAAAGCGCTTTCGCTTTTTCCGCAGATTCGAAATCGATTTCACGCCTGCGGACCCGGAATTACTTCCTCTCATATCCGAAAAGTTCTGGGAGAATCCGCAAACCTATCCATCTTTATACACTACGAGTCCTGGCTTGAGAGTCTCGGACTCAAAGAATTCAAAGGAAAAGAGCTTGGAAACCAAACAGAGAAGAATCCGTCTTAACGCCCCGCTCCGGGATCTTGCGTCTTCGGAAAGTTTAAATTCAAAAAAACTAATACAGCCTCTCTTTATCGTGGAAGGACTTAAGGAAAAGGAAAGAATGGATTCTCTTCCGGGAGTTTTTCGGGACACCGAAGCTTCCGTTTTGAAACAGGTGGAATCGGATCTGAAAGCGGGTCTGAAACACTTCATTCTTTTTTTGGTTCCTGAGCTCAAATCCAATACTGAAATTCCGAAATCTTTTTACGAACGTTCCATTTCATCCTTAAAGAAAGAATTTCCCGATGCTTTTTTGTGGATCGACGCTTGTATGTGTTCCCTTACGACTCACGGACATTGCGGGCTTTTGCATGAGGACGGAAGAATCGATAATCCTTCTTCGGTGAAACATCTTTCTCAGATCGCGTTGACGTATGCGCAGGCGGGTGCGGATGGAATCGCCCCGAGCGACATGATGGACGGAAGAGTCAAAAGTCACCGCGAGATATTAGATACATACGGATTTTCGAATATTCCAATTATGAGTTATTCTACCAAGTTTAAGAGTAATTTTTACGGACCGTTTCGAGCCGCCGCGGATTCCGCGCCGGGGCACGGGGATCGTTCCTCCTATCAAATCGACGTTCGCAATCGGGAGGATTCCATTCTTTCCTCGATCCGAGACAAAGAAGAAGGCGCGGACTTTCTGATGGTCAAACCGGGAATGACTTCGATCGATCTCATCGGTCCGATCCGCGAAAAAACCGGGCTTCCCACCGGTGCGTATCAGGTCAGTGGAGAATACGCTTCGATTCATTATCTCGCACAAAACGGGTTCTGCGATTTCGACGCGGCCTTGCGTGAAACCTGGCAGATCTTTTCCAGAGCCGGATCGGCTTATCTGATTACCTACGCCGCAAGAAGAGGCAAGGAGATATTATCTTGAGTCAACACACAACCAATTCTAAATTGATTTCCGAATCCTGGAAAGGAAAGAACTCGGATGAACTTTTTGAAAGAGCGAAGAAGGTTTCTCCGGGCGGCGTACATTCTCCCGTGCGATCGTTTCGTTCGGTCGGAGGCACTCCCGTTTTCTTTGCGTCCGCAAACGGAGCCACGTTAACCGACATCGAAGGAAAAGAATATATCGATTATTGTCTGAGTTTCGGGCCTTTGATTCTCGGTCATCGTGATCCTGAAGTGGAGGAAGTCGTTCGTGAAACCGCGGGTCTTGCTTGGAGTTTCGGAGCCGCGGAGCCATACTCTCTCGAACTCGCAGAGTTTATCACGAGCCAAATTCCTTGGGCCGAAAAAGTTCGTTTTGTCAACTCGGGAACCGAAGCCGTAATGAGCGCGCTTCGCGTTGCTCGCGCGGCTACCGGACGTGAAAAAATTTTAAAGTTCGACGGATGTTATCACGGTCATCTCGACGCACTTCTCGTAAAAGCGGGCTCCGGACTTGCCGGAGAATCCTCTTCCGACAGCGCGGGGATTTCCGCTACGGCGATCGCAAACACGCTCGTACTTCCTTTGGATGATGAGAAAGCCGTTGAAAAAATTTTTGAAACCGAAGGGAAGAATATAGCCGCGTTGATCATCGAACCTCTTCCGGCGAACTACGGACTTCTCATCCAAAGAAAGGAATTTTTAACCAAGATCGTTGAAATCGCAAAAAAACACGGCACGTTAGTCGTCTTTGATGAAGTGATTTCCGGATTTCGTACCGGATTTCAAGGAATGGCGGGTTTACTCGGGATCAAGCCGGATCTCGTAACCTACGGCAAGATCATCGGCGGGGGTTTTCCCGTGGGATGTTATGCGGGAAGAAAGGATCTTTTGGATCTGGTCGCTCCTTCCGGTCCCGTTTATCAGGCGGGAACCTTGAGCGGAAGCCCGTTCGGGATGAGAGCCGGGCTCGCGACTTTGAAAAAGGCGCAAAGGGATTCCGTTTATTCTGTGTTAGACGATCGGACCAAAATCTTAACAACCGAAATGATCCGTCTTCTGGATCGCAAATCCAGTCAAGAATGGGAGGCTGTAACCCATTCTTCCCTATTTTGGTTTCGAAAAAAAACGCAAGAACCGGTTCGAAGAATCGATCAAATCCCCGAAGGACACAAAGAAGGATTCGCAAAAGTATTTCATGCTTTACTAAAGCACGGAATTTATCTGGCCCCATCCGGTTACGAGGTGGGATTTTTATCTTGGGCGCACGACGATCGAGTCATCGCAAAAACTTTGGAGATAGCGGACAAGGCTCTGAAAGAACTTTAATGTCTTCTCTTTGGAAAAATTCTAGAATTCTTTTCGCGATCGTTTGGCTTTTGGTCACCGTCTCGCTCGGTGTTTGGTGGTTTTGGCTCGGACTCAAACTCACGAACATCGTCGCGGGGTTGAGCGCAAAGTTAGACGCTTCTTCCGCGTCGGAAAGTCTTTTGGTGTTGGAAAGACAAAGTAGAATGATCAAGATGGAAGGAACATTCTTCCTTTTGATGCTTTTTATCGGCGGTGTAACGCTGATATGGCTTTCGTATCGGGACATTCGAAGAAACAAAATGATTCACGATTTTTTTTCCACCGTGACACACGAAATGAAAACTCCGCTCGCAAGTCTTCGTTTGCAAGCCGAAAGTCTTCAAGAAGAACTTCCGAATCGTAACGAAAGTAAACTGATTCAAAGATTGCTAATGGATTCGGTGAGAATCGAATCGCAGATGAACCGCGCGATGTATCTTGCAAGTCTGACAAGATCCGAAATTCTTTATATAGAAAAAACGAATGTGCCTGAGATCTTCCTTTCGATCGCCGAGGATTTTCCGGAATTGAAGATCGATCTTTCGCATCTCGAAAACGTTTCGGTGTGCGCCGATCGAAAGGCTCTCGAAAGTATTTTTAGAAATCTCGTCGAAAATTCCATCAAACACGGAAAGGCTAGCCTATTCGAAGTCATTTCCGAAAAACAAAAAAACGATCAGGTGTTGATTACCGTAAAAGACAACGGAAGCGGGTTTGACGGAAAACACCAAGCGCTGGGAGTTCCGTTTCAAAGACACGGGAGCACGAGCGGAACGGGAATCGGCCTTTATATCATAAAAGAATTAACCAAGAAGATGAAAGGTTCCATGCATGTAATTCCACAAAGCGCCGGCTTTCGCGTGGACTTGATTCTTCCTGGCTCGGGAAAAGAGGACGGCCGAAGATGAAAGCCAAATTGCTGTTAGTCGAAGACGATCGTTCTCTCGGAGAAACTCTGCAAGAACGTCTTCAAAAAGAAGGTTACGAGGTTCATTGGACCGTTTCCGCGGTCTCCGCAAAGAAGTTGGTAAAGGACGAAAGACCTCATCTCATTCTTTTGGATGTTCGATTGCCGGACGGAGACGGCTTTACGCTCGCGGAAGAATTGAAAGAAACAAAGGATTGTCCTCCGTTTCTATTCTTAACCGCACAAGCCGGAGCGCCGGAAAGACTGAGAGGTTTCGAACTCGGCGCCGAAGAATTCATACCCAAGCCGTTTCATCTCAAAGAACTTTTAATCCGAGTAAAACACGTATTAGAATCTCATAAACATTCCATAGAGGAAACCAGATTTTTTTATAAAGACTACGTCTTGGACTTTCAAGGATTTCAAATCAAAAAAGAAAACGAAGAATTCCCTTTGTCCAAAAGGGATTGCGCCCTACTCCACTTTCTCGTAAGCGAACGAGATCGAACCGTAAGTCGCGCCGAAATATTGGATAAACTTTGGGGAGAAGAAAGTTTCCCCACAAACCGAACCATAGACAACTCGATTGTAAGACTCAGACAAGCCTTCGGAGAAGAAGGTGAGAAAGTCATACGATCGGTGCGTGGTGTCGGTTATCAATGGATTGGAGAAATCAAAGATGTCGAATGAGCGGTATCAAAACGCTATCAACGGAATTGCACAAAAGATTCCACCCGTTTGGATGATGAGACAGGCCGGACGTTATCATAAACACTATCAAACCTTAAGACAAAAACATTCTTTCGAAGAACTTTGTAAGATCCCGGAACTCGCGGCCGAGGTTGCGTTCGGACCCGTGGACGAATTCGATTTCGATACGGCGATTCTTTTTTCCGATATTCTTTTTCCATTGGAAGCGCTCGGCATGGGACTTCAATATACGGACGCGGGGCCCGCACTCGGTTTTGCGATTCGATCCAAAGATGATCTGAAAAAACTCAAGTCCGTGGAAGATTCAATTTCCTTTATGCAGTTTCAAAAAGACGCGATGCGTTTGACTCGGGAAAAAATTCCTAAAAACAAATCCATCATCGGGTTCGTCGGCGGGCCTTGGACCTTGTTTACGTATGCGGTTTCTGGAAAACACGAGGGCAATCTTTCACTTCCGAAAACTCTCACCGATGTCAGAAACGAATTTTTGGAAAAGATCGTCCGATTTTTAAAAGCGAACATCCAACTTCAACTCGAAGGCGGAGCCGAGCTGATTATGATCTTCGACACGGCCGGAGGGGACCTTTCTCCCGAATTTTTTCGCGAGATCGTGATTCCCGGAGTAAAAACCTTAGCCGATAGTTTTCCTGGAAAAGTCGGATATTATGGAAGGGGAACTGCGTCTCCGCACTTCAATATGATCCGTGAGATTTCCAGCCTTGCCGGTTTCGGTTTCGATCATCGATGGGATTTAAAAGACGTTTTAAAAACCGAAAGAAGAATGGTCCAAGGAAATTTTGATCAGACCTTATTGTTTATGGAAAGGGAAGAATTTAAGAAAACCCTAATAAACTTTTTGAGGCCCTATCGCGATCTTTCTCCCGAAGAAAGAATCGGTTGGGTATGCGGGCTCGGACACGGAGTGATGCCGAAAACCCCCGAAGAAAATGTGAAAACGTTCGTAGAAATCGTAAGAGAGACATTTCAATGACAACCGCAAAAGAACTGATTGCAAAGTATGATATACCGGCGCCGAGATACACGAGTTATCCAACGGTGCCTTATTGGTCCGAAAATCCGACCACGGAAGAATGGTTGGACAAAGTAAGAAATCGTTTGAAACCCGAGAATTCTTCCCTATCACTTTATTTGCATATTCCATTTTGTGAATCCTTGTGTTCGTTTTGCGGATGCAACACTTCGATCACAAAAAATCATTCCGTGGAAGACCCGTATATAGAGGCGCTTTTGTTGGAATTCGCCAATTATCTCGAAGAGGTTCCCGAAATCGGAAAACGCGAACTGAAAGAACTTCATCTCGGTGGAGGAACCCCGACTTATCTTTCCGAAAAGAATCTGGAGTTTTTACTCGATTCTATATTAAAAAGAATGAATGTATCCTCCAAGCCGGAGTTTTCTTTGGAAGTCGATCCGCGCAGAACCAGAGATACACAACTCAAGATTCTTCACGATTTCGGTTTCAGAAGAGTGAGCTTGGGAGTTCAGGACTTCGATCCGGAAGTTCAGAGATTGATCAATCGCACCCAACCTTTCGAGATGACCGAACGTATCACGGAACTTTCCAGAAAGATAGGATTTACTTCGGTGAACTTCGATCTTATCTACGGACTTCCGAAACAAAATCTTGAAAACATGAAACGCACCGTGGAAAAAACTCTCGAGCTTAGACCGGATCGGATCGCGTTCTACAGTTACGCACACGTTCCTTGGATCAAAGCCGCACAAAGATTGTTTACCGAAGCGGATCTTCCTTCGGGTTCCGAAAAACGCGAGTTATACGAGGTTTCTAGAGAGATGTTTTTGAAAGCGGGTTATCTCGAAATCGGAATGGATCATTTCGCTTTGGAAACGGATTCGCTTTCCGAAGCCGCAAAAAACGGAACCTTACACAGAAACTTCATGGGTTATACCACAAAAACCACGGACATGCTTTTGGGGCTCGGAGTTTCCGCAATTTCGGATAGTTGGGATTGTTTTCATCAAAACGAAAAAATCGTAAAAAAATATCAGAAACATATCCACGAAGAAGGTTTTGCTACACTTAGAGGACATAAACTAGACGCCGAAGATTTGGAACAAAGAACGTTAATTTTGCAATTATCGACAACCGGAAAGGTTATAGTACCGGAGCAAATTTTGCGGGATGTGAGGCTGTATTTGGCCTCCATGGAAGACGATAATTTAATCAAGTGGGAAGGAAATCTTCTCACTTTGACCGAAAAGGGTTGGCCTTTTCTCAGAAACGTTTGTACGGGTCTGGACCTCAGATTGAGGAGAAAAAGCCCGGAATCGAGAGTTTTTTCAAGAGCGATTTAAAGGGCATTCGCTCCGTTTTCGGTCAAAATTTCGTCCAATAATTTATTGATAAGGAGTGGCGATTCTTGCTAGCGGGGGTCGTATACTTTATAGTAGGAAGGACCGTTTTGATTTCATACTTGAAAAACCTTTTTCTGATTTTCGCATTATTCTTTATCATCACATTCTCCGTTTTTTCGGAGACTGTACTTTTGCACGAGGGCGGAAGTTTTCGCGGAAAAGTAGTCACACAAAATCAAAAGACGATTACGATTCAAACCAAGGAAGGCAAACGAGTCGTACAGAAAAAAGAAATCTTAAAAGTCATCTATAAGGATATCGACGAAGAAGAGGAAGAAAGAATCCGCAACGCCGAAATCAAAAGAATGGAAGACGAAAAACTTTCCAAACAAAGAAACTTCGAACTTCAAAAACAACACGACGAGGAAGAACGTCTTAGAAAGGAAAGAGAAGAAGCCGAAAAAAATAAGCCTCTTCCACCCGCTCCTCCTCCAAAACCCGCGGTATCAAAAACCGGCGCGCTTGCAAGATCGGCGATTCTTCCCGGTTGGGGACAATGGGCGAGCGGAAGACAATTCGCCGCGATCATCTATCCTACTCTTTTCTTAGCCGCGGGTTACGCGGTATATGAGAATAATCGCAAGTATCTTGCCGCTAAAAAAGACTACGAGGGTTACGGAAATCCGTATTCTCAGGATTCGATCACACTCGCGGCTCTCGGTATTGCAAATCCTCAATTGGCCCCCGCGCTTTCGGATCCGGTGGCGTTGTATGTTTACAACCAACAGTTCAGTCCGTATCAGGATAGAAGAGAAGCGGTCGATAAGGCTTATAAAAATCTTCAAACAAGCATCGGAGTGTTGGCGGGAATTTATCTGATCAACTTAGCCGATGCGTTTATCTTCGGCGGACAAATTTCCTCCAAGGTCGGAATCTCGGACGGAGCCTCTAAGGGATTGATCTTCGATTACAATCCGATGGCAAACTCGGGAACTTTCAACGGAGGAGCGGCATCCTCTTCGACTTTAGAATCCAAGTATACATTCGGATATCGATACCAATTTTAAAAAGATTGCTGATTTACAATCTTTAAGGTCTCGGCAAAAATAGATCCGTGGCCATACAACAACCGGATCATATCGTCGTCGGCGCCGGGTTCACCGGACTTCTTTACGCTACACTTTCCGTTTTAAAGGGAGAATCGGTCCTTCTCTACGAAAAGAAAAATCGTCCGGGAGGTTTGATACAATCCGTACAAACTCCTTTCGGACTTGTTGAAACCGCGGCAAACGGAATCTTAAATTCGTATCGGCTGGAAGAATTTGCGGCCGCGCTCAATTTAGAAATCATTCCCACCCAAAAAACCTCTAAAAAAAGATATATCTGGAAGGACTCTTCTCCAAAACGAATCCCTCTTTCTTTTATGGGCGTCTTACGCCTGTTATACGGACTCTTTTTCTTGCCCGCCGGCTTGCAAAGGGAAGAATCCGTACATCATTGGGGAACTCGCGTACTCGGAGAATCGGCCGTCCGTGACGTGTTGGCTCCGGGGCTCGCGGGAGTATATGCAGGAAATCTAAAGGAGATGTCCGCCGAGTTGGTAATCGGTAAATGGATCTCCTCGAACGAGCCGCTGTGGAAAAATCTGCGCGCGGCGATGCAAAAGAAAAAATCGGAACCGAAGGTTCCCAGACAAAGAAAAGGAACGGTGAGTTTTCGAGGCGGACTCGGAGAGCTTCTAAACGCGATGGAGGCTAAGATTCAATCGTCTCCCGATTCCAAAATTCTTCGATCGGAAGAATCCCCTGCCCTATCCGTTCTTCGAAAAAGATATCCGAAAGCAAGAATCACATTGGCCTGCGGTTTGGAATCGTCTTTAAAAATTTTAGCTTCGAGTATTCCCGTTTTTAAACGATACGAAAAGGTATGTAGAACTCTCGGAGTCGTAACCGCGACGAGGTTCGGTAACGAATCTCTGCTCGGTAAGAAGACCGGCTTCGGAATTTTATTTCCACCCGAAGCGGGTTTTCGCGCGAGAGGGGTATTGTTGAACTCTTCGATTTTTACGGGGAGGGTTACGGACGGTCATTATTCGGAAACGTATATTTTCGGCGGAGCCTTGGATCCTGAAATATCCAAAATGAAAGAACAGGAAATCGTTTCTATCTTGGAAGAGGATCGGAAAAAGATCACATCGCAAATCGCGACACAAAATTCCGCGCCTCTCAATCACTATGTTACGATTTGGAAATCCGCGCTTCCGGTTTATGACGCGGCCCTTCTTGAGTTTAACAAGGAGCTGGATCGAAGTCTTCCCGAAGGAGTTTTCGTGGAAGGAAATTTCCGATACGGGATCGGGCTCAGCGCGATTTTGGAAAGAGCTTGGAACGTTATGCGAAACGGCAAGGCATGCTGACGAAACTTTCTAATAATCGTTCTCTAAATTAAGAATTGATCGTACATTCTCCCGATTTAAAATCCGGTTTATGTCCGCCTAACTTCGCGCAAAGACATTCGTTTTTCGGCGCGAGGGTAGATTCAAGGCTGATCTTTGCCATAGCTTCTATGAATTTCGGATAAATCCCCGGCGCCGGAATTCTATGATATTCGCCGATTCCGTTTTCATGCGCGACTTC
The Leptospira barantonii genome window above contains:
- the hemL gene encoding glutamate-1-semialdehyde 2,1-aminomutase, with the protein product MSQHTTNSKLISESWKGKNSDELFERAKKVSPGGVHSPVRSFRSVGGTPVFFASANGATLTDIEGKEYIDYCLSFGPLILGHRDPEVEEVVRETAGLAWSFGAAEPYSLELAEFITSQIPWAEKVRFVNSGTEAVMSALRVARAATGREKILKFDGCYHGHLDALLVKAGSGLAGESSSDSAGISATAIANTLVLPLDDEKAVEKIFETEGKNIAALIIEPLPANYGLLIQRKEFLTKIVEIAKKHGTLVVFDEVISGFRTGFQGMAGLLGIKPDLVTYGKIIGGGFPVGCYAGRKDLLDLVAPSGPVYQAGTLSGSPFGMRAGLATLKKAQRDSVYSVLDDRTKILTTEMIRLLDRKSSQEWEAVTHSSLFWFRKKTQEPVRRIDQIPEGHKEGFAKVFHALLKHGIYLAPSGYEVGFLSWAHDDRVIAKTLEIADKALKEL
- a CDS encoding sensor histidine kinase; amino-acid sequence: MSSLWKNSRILFAIVWLLVTVSLGVWWFWLGLKLTNIVAGLSAKLDASSASESLLVLERQSRMIKMEGTFFLLMLFIGGVTLIWLSYRDIRRNKMIHDFFSTVTHEMKTPLASLRLQAESLQEELPNRNESKLIQRLLMDSVRIESQMNRAMYLASLTRSEILYIEKTNVPEIFLSIAEDFPELKIDLSHLENVSVCADRKALESIFRNLVENSIKHGKASLFEVISEKQKNDQVLITVKDNGSGFDGKHQALGVPFQRHGSTSGTGIGLYIIKELTKKMKGSMHVIPQSAGFRVDLILPGSGKEDGRR
- a CDS encoding response regulator transcription factor, giving the protein MKAKLLLVEDDRSLGETLQERLQKEGYEVHWTVSAVSAKKLVKDERPHLILLDVRLPDGDGFTLAEELKETKDCPPFLFLTAQAGAPERLRGFELGAEEFIPKPFHLKELLIRVKHVLESHKHSIEETRFFYKDYVLDFQGFQIKKENEEFPLSKRDCALLHFLVSERDRTVSRAEILDKLWGEESFPTNRTIDNSIVRLRQAFGEEGEKVIRSVRGVGYQWIGEIKDVE
- the hemN gene encoding oxygen-independent coproporphyrinogen III oxidase encodes the protein MTTAKELIAKYDIPAPRYTSYPTVPYWSENPTTEEWLDKVRNRLKPENSSLSLYLHIPFCESLCSFCGCNTSITKNHSVEDPYIEALLLEFANYLEEVPEIGKRELKELHLGGGTPTYLSEKNLEFLLDSILKRMNVSSKPEFSLEVDPRRTRDTQLKILHDFGFRRVSLGVQDFDPEVQRLINRTQPFEMTERITELSRKIGFTSVNFDLIYGLPKQNLENMKRTVEKTLELRPDRIAFYSYAHVPWIKAAQRLFTEADLPSGSEKRELYEVSREMFLKAGYLEIGMDHFALETDSLSEAAKNGTLHRNFMGYTTKTTDMLLGLGVSAISDSWDCFHQNEKIVKKYQKHIHEEGFATLRGHKLDAEDLEQRTLILQLSTTGKVIVPEQILRDVRLYLASMEDDNLIKWEGNLLTLTEKGWPFLRNVCTGLDLRLRRKSPESRVFSRAI
- a CDS encoding LA_0442/LA_0875 N-terminal domain-containing protein; translation: MISYLKNLFLIFALFFIITFSVFSETVLLHEGGSFRGKVVTQNQKTITIQTKEGKRVVQKKEILKVIYKDIDEEEEERIRNAEIKRMEDEKLSKQRNFELQKQHDEEERLRKEREEAEKNKPLPPAPPPKPAVSKTGALARSAILPGWGQWASGRQFAAIIYPTLFLAAGYAVYENNRKYLAAKKDYEGYGNPYSQDSITLAALGIANPQLAPALSDPVALYVYNQQFSPYQDRREAVDKAYKNLQTSIGVLAGIYLINLADAFIFGGQISSKVGISDGASKGLIFDYNPMANSGTFNGGAASSSTLESKYTFGYRYQF
- the hemB gene encoding porphobilinogen synthase, which produces METKQRRIRLNAPLRDLASSESLNSKKLIQPLFIVEGLKEKERMDSLPGVFRDTEASVLKQVESDLKAGLKHFILFLVPELKSNTEIPKSFYERSISSLKKEFPDAFLWIDACMCSLTTHGHCGLLHEDGRIDNPSSVKHLSQIALTYAQAGADGIAPSDMMDGRVKSHREILDTYGFSNIPIMSYSTKFKSNFYGPFRAAADSAPGHGDRSSYQIDVRNREDSILSSIRDKEEGADFLMVKPGMTSIDLIGPIREKTGLPTGAYQVSGEYASIHYLAQNGFCDFDAALRETWQIFSRAGSAYLITYAARRGKEILS
- the hemG gene encoding protoporphyrinogen oxidase, producing the protein MAIQQPDHIVVGAGFTGLLYATLSVLKGESVLLYEKKNRPGGLIQSVQTPFGLVETAANGILNSYRLEEFAAALNLEIIPTQKTSKKRYIWKDSSPKRIPLSFMGVLRLLYGLFFLPAGLQREESVHHWGTRVLGESAVRDVLAPGLAGVYAGNLKEMSAELVIGKWISSNEPLWKNLRAAMQKKKSEPKVPRQRKGTVSFRGGLGELLNAMEAKIQSSPDSKILRSEESPALSVLRKRYPKARITLACGLESSLKILASSIPVFKRYEKVCRTLGVVTATRFGNESLLGKKTGFGILFPPEAGFRARGVLLNSSIFTGRVTDGHYSETYIFGGALDPEISKMKEQEIVSILEEDRKKITSQIATQNSAPLNHYVTIWKSALPVYDAALLEFNKELDRSLPEGVFVEGNFRYGIGLSAILERAWNVMRNGKAC
- a CDS encoding uroporphyrinogen decarboxylase family protein, with product MSNERYQNAINGIAQKIPPVWMMRQAGRYHKHYQTLRQKHSFEELCKIPELAAEVAFGPVDEFDFDTAILFSDILFPLEALGMGLQYTDAGPALGFAIRSKDDLKKLKSVEDSISFMQFQKDAMRLTREKIPKNKSIIGFVGGPWTLFTYAVSGKHEGNLSLPKTLTDVRNEFLEKIVRFLKANIQLQLEGGAELIMIFDTAGGDLSPEFFREIVIPGVKTLADSFPGKVGYYGRGTASPHFNMIREISSLAGFGFDHRWDLKDVLKTERRMVQGNFDQTLLFMEREEFKKTLINFLRPYRDLSPEERIGWVCGLGHGVMPKTPEENVKTFVEIVRETFQ